The DNA region ACCCTATCTGAGCTTCGAGGGGCCGTATAAGAACCCGGAAGACCTGTCGGCAATTTACAGCGATGTCCACTTCTCCTGGGCGATCGACTTCTTCGAGGAAGGCCTCAATTCCAGCTGGCTGCTTCCCAACCGCCTCTATGAAGGCTGCCTTTATGGCAGCGTCCCGATAGCGCTCGCTAGCACTGAGACAGCTCGCTTCCTCTCCCGCAAGGAGATCGGCCTGACGCTGCACGACGCCTCTGTCGAAAGCCTTGAGGCGCTTTTCGAAGGCCTCACCGGCGAGCGTTACGGCGCGCTTGCAGCGGCCGTCGCTGCTGAAGACCGGAAGAGCTGGCTTGCCGACCGCAGCGATTGCCGCACCTTAGTCGACAATCTGTCCCGCCTTGTACCGTCCGCCGCCGAAGCGCACGCGGCCAATGCCTCTAGCCCCGCAACAGCAGTTCCAGAAGGGTTGACTGCAATGATGACTGATGTTTGTTCCAGCGTCGCCTGCCTCATCATCATTCCTTGCCTGAACGAGGCAAAGCACATCGAACCCCTGATCGAAAAGCTCGGTTCGGCGCTCGATCAGCTGAATGCCCGCATCGTCGTCGCAGACGGTGGCAGCACCGACGGCACGCGCGAAATCGTCGGCCGCATCAGCGAAACCGACCCGCGCGTCATCCTTCTCAACAACCCCCGCCGCATCCAGAGCGCAGCCATCAATCTCGCAGTCAAGACTTTCGGCCGCGACTACGAATACCTGATCCGGATCGATGCCCATGGCGATTATCCGACGGATTTTTGCCAACGACTCGTCGAGGAAGCCGAGGTTACCCAGGCGGATTCGGTCGTCGTCTCCATGGAAACGATCGGATTCGGCATCTTCCAGAAGGCCACCGCCTTCGCGCAGAACTCCAAACTCGGCAATGGCGGCTCGAAGCATCGCGAGGGGGCCAAGGGCCATTGGACCGACCACGGCCACCATGCGCTGATGCGTATCGCAGCCTTCGAGACCGTCGGCGGCTACGATGAAACATTCAGCCATAATGAGGACGCGGAGTTAGATTACCGTCTGAAAAAGGCGGGTTTTGGCATCTGGATGACCGATAAGACGCAGATGATTTATTATCCAAGATCAACCGTTGGAACGCTTTTCCGGCAATATCTCGGCTATGGCCGGGGCCGTGCGAAGAACATTCTGAAGCATGGCAGCATGCCGAACCTTCGCCAGATGCTGCCGCTCGCGGTGGTGCCGGTCTTTATCGGCGCGTTTCTGGCCGTGCTGAGCTGGATTGCGGTCATTCCGTTCAGCCTCTGGGCCGCCGCCTGCGTCGGCTACGGTTTCTGGATGGCGGTCGGCCAGCGTAATCCGTACGGGCCGCTTGCCGCACTCTCGGCCATGGTGATGCATTTCGCTTGGTCGGCCGGTTTCTGGATGGAACTCTTGAACTTCCGCAACCGCAAGGCGTCTTGATGAAGGACCAACGCATGCAGATCGATATCGGCGTTTGCACCTATCGCCGCGCCTCGTTGGACGAGGCGCTGCTTTCGCTTGGCGTGCTTGCGATTCCCGAGAATGTCAGCCTGCGCATCATCGTTGCCGACAATGATGTGACGCCGAGCGCACAAGGACGCGTTGAAGCGCTCCGCTCGACGATCCCGCACGAGATCGCCTATGTGCACTGCCCGGCATCAAACATCTCGATTGCCCGCAACGCCTGCCTCGAAAACGCCACGGGCGATTTTCTGGCTTTCATCGACGACGATGAGGATGCCTCGGAAAGCTGGCTGGTGGAGCTGCTGAAGGGGGCGGAAAAGACCGGCGCCGATGCGATCCTCGGCCCGGTCCGGAGCGTCTACTCGTCAACCGCTCCTGCCTGGATGCGAGACGGCGATTTTCATTCGACCCTGCCGGTCTGGGTTGGCGGCGAAATCCGCACGGGCTACACCTGCAATGTGCTGCTCCGCCTCGGCTCCGAACATGTGAAGGGCCGCCGCTTCAATCTGGCGCTTGGAAAGACGGGCGGCGAAGACACCGAATTCTTCAGCCATATGCACCGGGACGGAGGACGCATCGCCTACGCCCCCGAAGCGCATGTCTATGAGGCGGTACCGGAAAAACGGGCGGAGCTTTCCTGGCTCGCGAAACGCCGCTTCCGCTTCGGCCAGACGCATGGGCGCCTGCTGCAGGAAAAGCATCGGGGACTTGACCGCCTGAGACAGATCGGGTTTGCCACGGCAAAGGCCGGCTATTGCCTGGGCGTGGCGCTCATCTGCATCCTGGCTCCCGTTCCGCGCTATCGTTACGCACTTCGCGGCGTGATGCATCTCGGCGTCGTCAGCGGCCTGCTCGGCGTGCGCGAGATCCGCCAATATGGCGCAGCAGAGGGGACTGCATGACGAAAGAGCTGCCAGACATCAGCTTCATTATGGCTGCTTACAATGCAGCGGAAACGCTTTCGAAGGCGATCGAAAGCGCGCTGGCGCAGACCGGCGTGACCGTCGAGGTCATCGTTGCCGACGATTGCTCGAGCGATGAAACGCGCGAAGTGGCGCAAGGCTATGCGGAAAGGAATGTCCGCCTGCTCGCCCTCGAAAAGAACGGCGGACCTGCCGCAGCGCGCAACGCAGCCATGGCCGCAGCAACGGGCCGGTGGCTTGCCGTGCTCGATTCCGACGATGCGATCGAACCGGGGCGGCTGGCCAGGCTGATTGCCCGCGCCGAGAAAGCCGGCGCGCAGATCGCAGTCGACAATCTGCGGGTGATCCGCGCCGATGGTACGCCGCCGGAAACGATGTTCTCCGAGAGCGTGCTCGCAGCCATGCCGGAACTGACGCTGCCCGTTTTTATTCGCTCCAATGCGCTTTTCCAGACGACGCATAATTTCGGTTATCTCAAGCCCGTTTTCGAACGCGCTTTCATCGAGCGCCATGCACTGCGCTTCGACGAGAATCTGCGGATCGGCGAGGATTATGTATTCCTCGCCTCCGCGCTGGCGCTTGGCGCGCGCTGCGTGGTCGAGCCGGTTGCCGGCTATGACTACAATATCCGCGAGGGTTCCATCTCCCGCATGCTGGAGCTCCGGCATATCGAGGCGATGATGGAAGGAGACAGGGTCTTCCTCGGCAAGCACACGCTCGATGTGAAGGCTATGGCTGCGCAGAAATTCCGGGCACGCAGCCTGCGGCAGGCGAGATCGTTCCTTCTCCTCGTCGAAAGCGTCAAGAACAGATCGATCTCCGGCATGATCAAGGCGGCATGGAGCGATCCTATTGCCCTCCGCCACCTCAAGATGCCGATCGCTGTCCGCCTCAACAGATTGGCCGCGGCATTCCGCAATCTCGCTGGCCTCAAGACAGACATTCCAACATTCGGTGGCGCACCGCGCACGCCCAAAGGATGACCTCATGAACCAACGAAACCTGACCCTGCACAGCACCGTACCGAAAGCGTCCGACGATTCCGACAGCTTCATCGATATCGATCGGCTGATTGCGATCCTGTTTCGCCGCGCTGGTTCGATTGCGCTTTGCGTCATCGCGTTCGTGGCGCTTGCTGCCATCTATCTGATCCTTGCGACATCCGTCTACACGTCGATGACGCAGATCCTGCTCGATGACAGCATGACCAAATACGCCGAGGATGAGGCGCCTGCCGCCAGCGCCCAGCAGGTGGATATGCAGATCGCGAGCGCCGTCGAGATCCTGAAGTCGAACGAGTTGGCACTGAGCGTCGTTGACGCCCAGAACCTCTCGGAGAACGACACCATCCTGAACCCCGGCATGTCGCCGGCCGAGCTCGTGAAGTCCGGCGTGAAGCTCGTTGCGAGCGCCCTGATACCGGGCGGCCCGCCTGTCACCGAGGGGGATGCACGTAACGGCCGCCGGCAGAAGGCCGCGGCCATGCTGCAGCAGGCGCTGGCTGTGGAACGCGTTTCCCGCAGTTCTGTGATCGCCGTCTCCTTCCGCTCGACCGACCAGATGCTGGCGGCAAGGGTCACAAAGGCCTATGCCGACGCCTATCTGAACGACCAGCTCAACGCGAATTTCGACGCAACCGAACGCGCCTCCGTCTGGCTGCAGGAACGTCTTGCCGATCTCCGCGACCGCTCGCAACAGGCGGCACTCGAAGTCGCAAAATTCAAGACGGAAAACGGCCTAACGTCGGCGAATGGCGAACTGATGTCCGAGCAGCAGCTTGCCGACCTCAACAAGCAACTCATCGTTGCGCAGGCTGATGCGGCCAGCGCCTCGGCCCGTTACAATCAGTTCAAATCGATTGTCGACCAAGGTCCGGAAGGTGCGGTCAACAACGCCGCGATTTCCTCCGGCCAGACCGACAATTCGGTGATCCAGGACCTCCGTACACGTTACATCGGGGTCACCCGCCGCGAGCAGGAAATCGCCACCAATTTCGGTGCCGATCACCCGCAGGCGGTGCAGCTCCGCACGGAAAAGGAAGACCTGACGCGTCAGATATTCCAAGAGCTTCAGCAGCTTACCTCCAGCTACCGCAACGAGTTCGAGGTCGCCAAATCTCGCGAGGAGTCGCTGCGGGAAAATATCCGGCACCTGACCGGAAAGAACTCTGAGTCCGACAAGTCGATCGTCAAGCTCAACGATCTCGAACAGCGGGCGACCGCGCTGAAGACCCTCTATGAAGCCTATCTCGGCCGTTACGAGGAGGCTGCGCAGCAGCAATCCTTCCCGATCGCCAAGGCGCGCGTGATTTCCGAAGCCGGTATCCCCACGGCGCCGTCGAGCCCCAAGAAGACGATGACGCTCGGTCTGGCGATCGTCCTCGGCCTGATGGCGGGCGGCGCGCTGACGGCATTCCAGGAATTCCGCGAACGCTTCTTCCGCGTCGAGGGCGACGTTCGCTCTATCCTGGGCCTGAAGTTCCTCGGCTATCTGCCGCTGGTCGGCAAATTGCCGAAGGAACGCAAGGTCTTCCAGCCGCGCAAGACCCCGCTACCACAGACCGCGGAAGCGCCGGATGACGGCGCAAGCTTCGAGCGCATCATGCGCATTGTCCTCGAAGCGCCGCGCTCGGTCTTTGCCGAAACGCTTCGCAACGCCAAGCTTGCAAGCGACGTCATGTTCCAGGGCAAGAGCGACCGCGTCATCGGCGTCGTCTCCGCCCTTCCCGGCGAAGGCAAGTCGACGACCGCCGCAAACTTCGCAGCGCTGCTCGCCTCAAGCGGCAAGCGCACGCTGCTGATCGACGCCGACCTTCGCAACCCGGGCCTGACGCGCATGTTGAAGACCCCGCCGCAGCAGGGTCTCGTCGAGGCGGTACTTGGCGAAGTGCCGTGGGCAAGTGCCGTCAGGGTCGACAGCCGCACCAAGCTCGCGATCCTGCCGGTCGTTTCGAACGACAACCTGATGCATACCAGTGAGCTTCTTTCCTCGCAGGGCATGTTCAACCTGATGGAAAATGCCCGCAAGATGTTCGACTACATCGTCGTCGACCTTGCACCGCTCGGCCCGGTCATCGACGCGAAGGCCTTCGCCCCACAGGTGGACGGCTTCCTGTTTGTGACGGAATGGGGCCAGACGCCGACCAACATGGTCCGCGACATCGTGAATGCCGAACCACAGATAAAGCAGAAGATTCTCGGCGTCATCCTCAACAAAACGGATATGTCGGAACTCGGCAAGTTCAGCAATTTCGGCGGGACGGAACGCTACCACCACAAATATGTCAGCTACTACACGGACGAGATTCCGGCAAAGCGGCAGTCGGCCGAGGCCTGATCATGTGGAGAAGAGGTGAACTTGGCCTCGCCACAGGCGGGCGACGCTCAGCCGCCCGCTCTTGAAGGCCCGCGTGTCGAGATTGAGCCGCCGCGGCTGGACCTCCGGCTCGTTGCATGGCGTATGGCCGTGAACGACAAGCTTCGGCAGCGGGATGCCGCTGTCGAGGAACCGCTCGCGGATAAAGACGAGATCCTCATCGCTCTGCCTCTCGATCGTAGAACTTGGATCGATCCCGGCGTGGACGAACAGAACATCCGGCGTGTCGACAAGGATTGGCAGCGTCCGCATGAAATCGATGTGCTGGCGCGGCAGCGATTGGCGAATGAAGCCGTCAAGTTTGGCCGCCGTCGGGAAGATCAGCGGCAGATGCTCTGCATCGAGACCGTAGGAGCGCAGCAGCGCATCGGCGCCCATGCGTATCCATTCGGAAAACGAAATCTTCCCGTCGATATAGTCGAGCATCATGATTTCGTGGTTGCCGGTCAGGCAGATGCGGTCGAAATTCTCCGGCGGCGGCCCCATCAGATGCGAGATCACCTGCGCTGACGACGGCCCACGGTCGATATAGTCACCAAGCATGATGATGAGCTTGCGCCCTGGCAGGCGTGCTGCATCCTTCACGATCGTATGTTCGGCCATCTGCAGCAGGTCATGACGCCCGTGGATGTCGCCTATGGCATAGATCGGCCTGTCGCGGGGATCGAGCTCAAGGCGTTGCCGGGCAGGCGATAGCATCATGGGAACCTCTTGGTCGGCTGCAAACGGATGAGCCATAATCAATCCTGCGCCTGACTGAAAGTCGCGCCGTTGAGAATTGCCGGGTTTGTGGGATAGTCAGGCATCGCCATCTTTATCAAGCTGGCAAGAAAATTCAAACCATACTGATTTTGTAGAAAAACCGACCTTATCATCCCGGTTTTGATCCATCACTTCTATCATCTTCGAACAAGAGTACGACAGATGGGAACCGTATCGCAATTTCACGACCGAACGCGGCCGGTCGCACAGCGCATCGGAAGCGAGGAAGAGGCAATCAATACGGCGCGCAGCCTTGCCGCCGTGTTCCAGCGGCAGTCGAGCGAGCGCGACATCAATCGCATACTGCCCTATCAAGAAATCGACGCGCTTTCACAATCCGGCCTTGGCGCGATCACGGTCCCACCCGAATATGAAGGGCTGGACGTCACCAATTCGCTGCTCGCCGAAATCGTTGCGATTATCGCTGAAGGCGATCCCTCGATCGGCGAATTTCTCGAAGTTCATTTTACGGTGCTCGATGGATTGCGGCAGCAGGCCGGCGAGGAGTTGCAGCGCGCCCTCTTTGCGCGGGTGCTCGCCGGCGATCGCTTTGCCGCAACCGTATTCCCCGATACTGCCGCAATCAGTTCCCGCGGTCTCGGGTATCGACTAAATGGTCGCAGCACGTCTTCGCCCGCGGTGCTCTTCGCCGATTGGATTGCGGTCGGAGATGATCAGAGCACGCTTTACCTCCCCTGCGACAGCGAAGGCCTTCAGTTTGTCGATGATTGGGACGGCCTTGGGCAGCGCACCAACGGCACAGCCGCCATCGTGGCCAGCGACGTGCATGTCAACGCGGACGCGGTCGCGCCTGCCGCGACTGCGCCGTCGGCGATCGGCGAATTGCAGCATGCGGCCGTCGATCTTGGGATCGCGCGTGCGGTTCTTTCCGCGGATGCCGGCGCGGCACAGGCAAGCGACATCGGCAAGCTTGCGATCGCCATGGAGACGGTTGCGGCGCTTTTGGAAAGGGCCGGCCGGAAGCTCGACATCGCGCAGATCAATATTGGTGGCCGGGCGTTCGAAGATGCCTATTTTTCCGCCACCGCCGCGCGCGCTGCCGCAAGCGAACTGGCTATAAATGCCTCGACCCTGGCTTTCGAACTGGCAGGAAAAAACGCTGCAAGCGTCGGCCTCAATCTCGACCGGCATTGGCGAAACGCCCGCGTCCGCGCGCTGGGAACATCCGCCGATGTTCTTCATCAGCGCGCCGCCCATCATTTACGAAGGGATCGCTAGAGCATCAGCCCGCGGCGGAAACCGGCGACGTTTCATCGACTCCATCGCCAAGGTTGTCGCCCTTCGCGACGAATTGATCGAGTGTCATGTTGTCGAGGATATCGGCGATCGCGTCTCGCACCTCGGTCATCGAGCGGCGCACATGACAGGTTTCCGGGTTAGAACAGTCATCGCAGGCTTCATAAGCTGTGCGGCTTGCGCAGCGAATGGGGGCCAGCGGGCCGTCGAGCGTGCGGATGACGTGACCGATGCGGATTTCCGACGCCGGCCGTGACAGCGAATAGCCGCCGCCCGGCCCCTTCTTGGAGCGCAGGATACCGACATTGCGGAGTTCCAGAAGGATCGTATCGAGAAACTTTTTCGGGATATTGTTGCGCGCGGCGACATCGTTGATGAAGGCGGTTTCGCCCGGCGCAAGACGCGCCAGATCAACCAGTGCCTTCAATCCATATTTTCCCTTTTTGGTCAGCATGTTCGATCGCCCCGCAGAACCCGCGCAGTGCCTTCTTCTATCCATACAGATAGCGTCGAAAACGTGAGCGCACAGTAAATAGCTATTATTTATATAGGTTAAGTTCGAGTTTCTGGCTCTCCCTAAAAATCAGGGCTCGCATTTGCGACGTGCCAACCTTCAAGGACAACAACAAATCCTTCAAAGTCATCGAGGGCAACTCCTTCGTGGTCAACTACCTTGCGCGTCATCGCGTGCAAGGAAATTGGCGATCTCTTTTTTGCTCCCTAGAAAACCAGCTGCACCTTGCACGCAGCCGAGCGGTCACCGGCCTGCTCGAAAGCCTCAAGGGCACGATCGAGCGGAAAGCTGTGGCTGATGATCGGACGAACGTCGATCTGCCGGCCGGCGATCAATGCCACGGCATCCGCGAATTCCGGATGAAAGCGCTGCGAACCGTGAATATGCAGCTCCTTGCTGACGAGAGCGTTCAACGGAATGGCAATGTCCCCGGTCACGCCCACCTGCACGATGGCGCCGCGCGGCTTGACCGACGCGATGGCAAAGCGGATTGCGGGTGCTGCGGCAGAACACTCGAAAGCAAGGTCGAAATAGCCCTTGCCGGCTTCGTATGCCGCCAGCGCGTCCTGATCTTTCGCATTGATCGTCTTGCCGGCACCCATGGCGCCTGCGCGCTGCAGTGCTGCATCAGCGAGGTCGGTGACGACGATTTCCGCAGCCCCATGATGTCTTGCGGCGGCAACGACGAGGCATCCGATCGGCCCGGCGCCGGTGACCAGCACCTTCTTTCCGGCGATATCGCCCGCGCGTGAAGCCGCATGCAGGCAGACGGCGAGCGGTTCGGCACAGGCTGCTTCGGCGGCACTGACCTTCCCGGGGACGGCAACGCATTGCACTGCCGATACGACCAGCCACTGGCGAAACATGCCTTGCTCATGCGGGAGCCGCATGGCGCTGCCCATGAAACGCATGTTGAGGCAGTGGATCGGCTGCCCGCACTCGCAATATTCGCACGATCCGCACGGCTGGCTCGGATTGACGGCGACGAGGGTGCCAGGAGGCAAGGCCACGCCAGCGCCCGCCTTCTCGACGAAGCCGGATGCTTCGTGGCCGGGAATGATCGGCTCGCGCACACGCACCGGCCCAAAGCCGCCATCCTGATAGTAGTGCAGGTCGGAGCCGCAGATCCCCGCAACCGCCATGCGCAAGAGCACTTCGCCTTCCCCGGGTTCCGGCACCGAGCCTGCCTCGACCCTCAGATCCCGTGGTCCGTAAAGCCGGGCAAAACGCGTCTGCATGCGTACCTCCGTGATTACTTCAACAACCCGAGCTGCTGCGGCAGCCAGAGCGAAACCGACGGAATAAAGGTGATCAGGAACAGCGCGA from Rhizobium sullae includes:
- a CDS encoding glycosyltransferase family 2 protein, whose product is MMTDVCSSVACLIIIPCLNEAKHIEPLIEKLGSALDQLNARIVVADGGSTDGTREIVGRISETDPRVILLNNPRRIQSAAINLAVKTFGRDYEYLIRIDAHGDYPTDFCQRLVEEAEVTQADSVVVSMETIGFGIFQKATAFAQNSKLGNGGSKHREGAKGHWTDHGHHALMRIAAFETVGGYDETFSHNEDAELDYRLKKAGFGIWMTDKTQMIYYPRSTVGTLFRQYLGYGRGRAKNILKHGSMPNLRQMLPLAVVPVFIGAFLAVLSWIAVIPFSLWAAACVGYGFWMAVGQRNPYGPLAALSAMVMHFAWSAGFWMELLNFRNRKAS
- a CDS encoding glycosyltransferase gives rise to the protein MQIDIGVCTYRRASLDEALLSLGVLAIPENVSLRIIVADNDVTPSAQGRVEALRSTIPHEIAYVHCPASNISIARNACLENATGDFLAFIDDDEDASESWLVELLKGAEKTGADAILGPVRSVYSSTAPAWMRDGDFHSTLPVWVGGEIRTGYTCNVLLRLGSEHVKGRRFNLALGKTGGEDTEFFSHMHRDGGRIAYAPEAHVYEAVPEKRAELSWLAKRRFRFGQTHGRLLQEKHRGLDRLRQIGFATAKAGYCLGVALICILAPVPRYRYALRGVMHLGVVSGLLGVREIRQYGAAEGTA
- a CDS encoding glycosyltransferase family 2 protein, yielding MTKELPDISFIMAAYNAAETLSKAIESALAQTGVTVEVIVADDCSSDETREVAQGYAERNVRLLALEKNGGPAAARNAAMAAATGRWLAVLDSDDAIEPGRLARLIARAEKAGAQIAVDNLRVIRADGTPPETMFSESVLAAMPELTLPVFIRSNALFQTTHNFGYLKPVFERAFIERHALRFDENLRIGEDYVFLASALALGARCVVEPVAGYDYNIREGSISRMLELRHIEAMMEGDRVFLGKHTLDVKAMAAQKFRARSLRQARSFLLLVESVKNRSISGMIKAAWSDPIALRHLKMPIAVRLNRLAAAFRNLAGLKTDIPTFGGAPRTPKG
- a CDS encoding polysaccharide biosynthesis tyrosine autokinase, translated to MNQRNLTLHSTVPKASDDSDSFIDIDRLIAILFRRAGSIALCVIAFVALAAIYLILATSVYTSMTQILLDDSMTKYAEDEAPAASAQQVDMQIASAVEILKSNELALSVVDAQNLSENDTILNPGMSPAELVKSGVKLVASALIPGGPPVTEGDARNGRRQKAAAMLQQALAVERVSRSSVIAVSFRSTDQMLAARVTKAYADAYLNDQLNANFDATERASVWLQERLADLRDRSQQAALEVAKFKTENGLTSANGELMSEQQLADLNKQLIVAQADAASASARYNQFKSIVDQGPEGAVNNAAISSGQTDNSVIQDLRTRYIGVTRREQEIATNFGADHPQAVQLRTEKEDLTRQIFQELQQLTSSYRNEFEVAKSREESLRENIRHLTGKNSESDKSIVKLNDLEQRATALKTLYEAYLGRYEEAAQQQSFPIAKARVISEAGIPTAPSSPKKTMTLGLAIVLGLMAGGALTAFQEFRERFFRVEGDVRSILGLKFLGYLPLVGKLPKERKVFQPRKTPLPQTAEAPDDGASFERIMRIVLEAPRSVFAETLRNAKLASDVMFQGKSDRVIGVVSALPGEGKSTTAANFAALLASSGKRTLLIDADLRNPGLTRMLKTPPQQGLVEAVLGEVPWASAVRVDSRTKLAILPVVSNDNLMHTSELLSSQGMFNLMENARKMFDYIVVDLAPLGPVIDAKAFAPQVDGFLFVTEWGQTPTNMVRDIVNAEPQIKQKILGVILNKTDMSELGKFSNFGGTERYHHKYVSYYTDEIPAKRQSAEA
- a CDS encoding metallophosphoesterase family protein codes for the protein MLSPARQRLELDPRDRPIYAIGDIHGRHDLLQMAEHTIVKDAARLPGRKLIIMLGDYIDRGPSSAQVISHLMGPPPENFDRICLTGNHEIMMLDYIDGKISFSEWIRMGADALLRSYGLDAEHLPLIFPTAAKLDGFIRQSLPRQHIDFMRTLPILVDTPDVLFVHAGIDPSSTIERQSDEDLVFIRERFLDSGIPLPKLVVHGHTPCNEPEVQPRRLNLDTRAFKSGRLSVARLWRGQVHLFST
- a CDS encoding acyl-CoA dehydrogenase family protein, with amino-acid sequence MGTVSQFHDRTRPVAQRIGSEEEAINTARSLAAVFQRQSSERDINRILPYQEIDALSQSGLGAITVPPEYEGLDVTNSLLAEIVAIIAEGDPSIGEFLEVHFTVLDGLRQQAGEELQRALFARVLAGDRFAATVFPDTAAISSRGLGYRLNGRSTSSPAVLFADWIAVGDDQSTLYLPCDSEGLQFVDDWDGLGQRTNGTAAIVASDVHVNADAVAPAATAPSAIGELQHAAVDLGIARAVLSADAGAAQASDIGKLAIAMETVAALLERAGRKLDIAQINIGGRAFEDAYFSATAARAAASELAINASTLAFELAGKNAASVGLNLDRHWRNARVRALGTSADVLHQRAAHHLRRDR
- a CDS encoding RrF2 family transcriptional regulator, with amino-acid sequence MLTKKGKYGLKALVDLARLAPGETAFINDVAARNNIPKKFLDTILLELRNVGILRSKKGPGGGYSLSRPASEIRIGHVIRTLDGPLAPIRCASRTAYEACDDCSNPETCHVRRSMTEVRDAIADILDNMTLDQFVAKGDNLGDGVDETSPVSAAG
- a CDS encoding L-idonate 5-dehydrogenase → MQTRFARLYGPRDLRVEAGSVPEPGEGEVLLRMAVAGICGSDLHYYQDGGFGPVRVREPIIPGHEASGFVEKAGAGVALPPGTLVAVNPSQPCGSCEYCECGQPIHCLNMRFMGSAMRLPHEQGMFRQWLVVSAVQCVAVPGKVSAAEAACAEPLAVCLHAASRAGDIAGKKVLVTGAGPIGCLVVAAARHHGAAEIVVTDLADAALQRAGAMGAGKTINAKDQDALAAYEAGKGYFDLAFECSAAAPAIRFAIASVKPRGAIVQVGVTGDIAIPLNALVSKELHIHGSQRFHPEFADAVALIAGRQIDVRPIISHSFPLDRALEAFEQAGDRSAACKVQLVF